A genome region from Methanobacterium subterraneum includes the following:
- a CDS encoding 2-oxoacid:acceptor oxidoreductase family protein — MTMNKVTGKGSENGGDGDGNLENETILTEKIIKKPDSMLDEYLRKGGSAPTATHYCPGCGHGILHKLIGEAIDELKIQDRTVMTSPVGCAVFAYYYFDCGHVQVAHGRAPAVGTGISRAEEDAVVILYQGDGDLASIGLNETIQAANRGEKMAVFFVNNTVYGMTGGQMAPTTLVGEVTVTCPTGRDPRYMGYPMHMAELLDNLEAPVFIERVSVSDPRNIRRAKRAVKKALEVQRDGKGYAFVEVLSPCPTNLRMDAQATEDFVNNEMTKEFPLKNFRDLRRETETLCRAKSDFSQGSLEEIFEVQDDTSWAARDDPSFPRKVVRIAGFGGQGVLSMGLTLAQAACNDQRHVSWYPSYGPEQRGGTSDCTVVISGETIGSPVLQSSDGLVALNRPSLEKFASRVKEGGLIIYENSIGEFESPEGIRTLPVPARKIAKEHGVKRAANTAMLGVIMELGLTGLPKHVFTEAVEHTFRRKPKLVPANLEILEAGEQWARENLKK, encoded by the coding sequence ATGACCATGAATAAAGTCACTGGAAAAGGTTCCGAAAATGGGGGTGATGGGGATGGGAATCTAGAGAATGAAACCATCCTCACTGAGAAGATCATCAAAAAACCAGACTCCATGCTGGATGAATATCTCCGTAAAGGAGGAAGCGCACCCACCGCCACTCATTACTGCCCGGGATGTGGTCATGGGATACTCCACAAACTCATAGGGGAAGCAATTGACGAACTGAAAATACAGGACCGCACGGTCATGACCAGTCCAGTGGGATGCGCAGTTTTCGCCTACTACTACTTTGACTGCGGACATGTACAGGTAGCACACGGACGTGCACCAGCAGTGGGAACCGGCATATCTCGTGCAGAAGAAGATGCAGTGGTAATATTATACCAGGGAGACGGAGATCTAGCATCCATTGGATTAAATGAAACCATCCAGGCCGCCAACCGTGGGGAGAAAATGGCAGTATTTTTTGTAAACAACACAGTCTACGGCATGACCGGGGGACAGATGGCACCCACCACCCTGGTAGGTGAAGTCACTGTCACCTGCCCCACTGGACGGGACCCCCGTTACATGGGTTACCCCATGCACATGGCAGAGTTACTGGATAATCTGGAGGCACCAGTCTTCATTGAACGAGTCTCTGTTTCTGACCCTCGAAACATCCGCAGAGCTAAAAGGGCAGTGAAAAAAGCCCTTGAAGTTCAAAGGGATGGTAAAGGATATGCATTTGTGGAGGTTCTCTCCCCCTGTCCCACCAACCTCAGAATGGATGCCCAGGCAACCGAGGATTTCGTAAACAACGAAATGACCAAAGAATTCCCCCTCAAAAACTTCCGTGATCTAAGAAGAGAAACAGAAACCCTTTGCCGGGCAAAGAGTGATTTTTCACAGGGCTCACTGGAGGAGATCTTCGAAGTCCAGGATGACACTTCCTGGGCAGCCAGAGATGACCCATCCTTCCCACGAAAGGTGGTCCGGATTGCAGGATTCGGAGGTCAGGGAGTTTTAAGCATGGGACTTACCCTGGCTCAGGCAGCCTGTAATGATCAGCGACACGTATCCTGGTATCCTTCCTACGGCCCAGAACAGCGTGGTGGAACATCTGACTGTACCGTGGTCATATCAGGCGAAACCATCGGATCTCCTGTACTGCAAAGTTCGGATGGTTTGGTGGCCCTGAACCGACCTTCACTGGAAAAATTCGCATCCAGAGTAAAGGAAGGTGGTCTCATTATCTACGAAAACAGTATTGGCGAGTTCGAATCCCCTGAGGGTATCAGAACCCTCCCCGTACCGGCCCGTAAGATAGCCAAGGAACATGGTGTTAAAAGAGCAGCTAACACTGCTATGCTGGGAGTAATAATGGAATTGGGATTAACAGGCCTCCCTAAACATGTTTTTACTGAAGCAGTAGAGCATACCTTCCGCAGGAAACCTAAACTGGTACCAGCCAATCTTGAGATACTGGAAGCCGGTGAACAATGGGCACGGGAGAACCTAAAAAAATGA
- a CDS encoding GNAT family N-acetyltransferase: protein MVKCSNCGAELREYYEYCLKCNAYNSLSESEVVKFCIQCGMENLEIRPFTAEDVDFIIYGQLELYEKEYGFTSDIWKGYIKDGVHELVNKFDNEKDCIYILEHHGVPSGCSAIKHVDEMTAQFRFLFLDSKIRGLGLGRKLLDMSIDFCKENEYKRVFLWTFSTLQAARYLYKNKGFTITETKENNEWGTPILEELGEIDL, encoded by the coding sequence ATGGTTAAATGCAGTAATTGTGGAGCTGAACTGAGAGAATACTACGAATACTGTTTAAAATGTAATGCATATAATTCCCTCAGTGAAAGCGAAGTTGTTAAATTTTGTATACAGTGCGGGATGGAGAATCTTGAAATCAGGCCATTTACTGCAGAAGATGTGGATTTTATAATTTATGGTCAACTAGAATTATATGAAAAGGAGTACGGTTTTACCTCCGATATATGGAAAGGTTATATTAAGGATGGAGTACATGAGCTTGTAAATAAATTTGATAACGAAAAAGATTGTATATATATTCTTGAACATCATGGAGTTCCATCAGGATGTTCTGCTATTAAACACGTTGATGAAATGACAGCACAATTCAGATTCCTTTTCTTGGATTCTAAAATAAGAGGATTAGGTCTAGGGCGTAAACTTCTCGACATGTCCATTGATTTTTGTAAAGAAAATGAATATAAACGTGTGTTTTTATGGACTTTTAGCACCCTACAAGCTGCAAGATATTTGTATAAAAACAAAGGGTTTACGATAACAGAAACTAAAGAAAATAATGAGTGGGGAACACCAATTTTAGAGGAATTAGGGGAGATCGATTTATAG
- a CDS encoding DUF2085 domain-containing protein, whose translation MPERTFKIRGHYFPVCSRCTGVYMGAFSYFMYVYLFYVDYTLLLIFLDF comes from the coding sequence ATACCGGAAAGGACATTTAAAATCAGAGGACATTATTTCCCTGTTTGTTCTAGATGTACGGGAGTATATATGGGTGCATTTTCCTATTTTATGTATGTATATCTTTTTTACGTTGATTACACGCTATTATTAATTTTTCTAGATTTTTAA
- a CDS encoding DUF2085 domain-containing protein: MIIPAIIDGLTQLMGLRESNNFLRLFWDYEWFRCSNFK; the protein is encoded by the coding sequence ATGATTATTCCGGCTATTATTGATGGATTAACTCAGTTAATGGGTTTGAGAGAAAGTAATAATTTTTTAAGGTTATTCTGGGATTATGAGTGGTTTAGGTGCAGCAATTTTAAGTAA
- a CDS encoding 2-oxoacid:acceptor oxidoreductase subunit alpha: MPVFQIKEDISVVLCGEAGQGIQTVETILAQAVKQSGYNIFSTKEYMSRVRGGQNSTEIRVSSHRVASYVDRIDLLLALSSGAINHLRNRISSDTLIMGDTEHINSVKNDKTGGNIPDSNFIEIPLMETAQEIGGPIFANVIAAGALSCLLNIPKEIFDGLISDMFTRKGSEILEKDLKAGEAGYKIGIRLMESEGNQIQLSLQGQSSVRDELLINGTDAVGLGCLASECRFISSYPMTPSTPLQNFLASNAHEFELIYEQAEDEIAAINMALGASYAGARSIVATSGSGFALMEEGVGLAGMIETPIVIYIGQRPGPAVGLPTRTSQEDLNLALYSGPGEFPRIIFSPGNLEDAFTLTHKAFDLAEKYQIPVFILSDQYFADCYYNIPSLPLEDVENENYLVKTTPEYKRYLITHDGITPRGIPGYGDGLVIVDSDEHDEEGHITEDLEIRTHMVNKRLIKMEQIRKEVVAPELGGSEDYQSLVIGWGSTYWPIREGVESFNKKYPDQKLGFLHFKQVYPLHQSVAEYLEKAEDVIILENNAQGQLANIIKLETGFEIQEKLLKYNGMPFSVEEVEERIIKFMGIANEGTGGYDETMDAGEVLK, from the coding sequence ATGCCTGTTTTTCAAATAAAAGAAGATATTTCTGTGGTTCTCTGTGGTGAAGCAGGGCAGGGAATCCAGACAGTAGAGACAATACTGGCCCAAGCAGTAAAGCAGAGCGGATACAACATTTTCTCAACTAAAGAATACATGTCACGAGTTAGGGGAGGTCAAAACTCCACAGAAATAAGAGTTTCATCCCACAGGGTTGCTTCCTACGTAGACCGAATAGACCTGTTACTGGCCCTGAGTTCAGGAGCAATAAATCACCTTAGAAATAGAATTTCCTCTGACACTCTGATTATGGGAGACACCGAACATATTAACTCAGTCAAAAATGATAAAACTGGGGGTAATATTCCCGATTCTAATTTTATTGAAATTCCACTTATGGAAACTGCTCAGGAAATAGGAGGACCAATATTTGCCAATGTAATAGCTGCCGGGGCACTTTCCTGCCTCCTGAATATTCCAAAGGAAATCTTCGACGGTCTGATCAGTGACATGTTCACCAGAAAAGGTTCCGAAATACTTGAAAAGGATTTAAAAGCAGGAGAAGCAGGATATAAAATTGGTATAAGGCTGATGGAATCTGAAGGAAACCAGATCCAGCTTTCCCTACAGGGCCAATCATCGGTAAGGGATGAACTTCTGATAAACGGCACCGATGCAGTGGGCCTGGGATGTTTAGCTAGTGAATGTCGATTTATTTCATCCTATCCAATGACTCCTTCCACCCCCCTCCAGAACTTCCTGGCCAGTAATGCCCATGAATTTGAATTGATATACGAACAGGCAGAGGATGAAATAGCAGCCATCAACATGGCACTGGGAGCATCCTACGCCGGTGCCCGTAGCATAGTAGCCACATCAGGAAGCGGATTTGCCCTGATGGAGGAAGGGGTGGGCTTAGCCGGGATGATAGAAACACCCATAGTTATTTATATCGGTCAAAGACCAGGGCCGGCAGTGGGACTGCCCACCCGCACCAGTCAGGAAGATCTGAACCTGGCACTCTACTCAGGACCCGGTGAATTTCCACGGATCATATTCTCCCCAGGGAACTTGGAAGATGCTTTCACCCTCACTCATAAAGCATTTGATCTGGCTGAAAAATACCAGATCCCGGTTTTTATTCTTTCTGATCAGTATTTCGCTGATTGTTACTACAACATTCCCTCCCTACCCCTGGAAGATGTGGAAAATGAGAATTATCTGGTTAAAACCACTCCTGAATATAAAAGATACCTGATCACCCATGACGGCATCACCCCCAGGGGAATACCCGGTTATGGGGATGGACTGGTAATTGTGGATTCTGATGAACATGATGAAGAAGGCCATATCACCGAGGACCTGGAAATAAGGACTCATATGGTGAATAAAAGACTGATTAAGATGGAACAGATAAGGAAAGAGGTGGTAGCTCCTGAACTGGGCGGATCTGAAGATTACCAGAGCTTGGTTATTGGGTGGGGTTCCACTTACTGGCCTATCAGGGAGGGTGTGGAGAGTTTCAATAAGAAATATCCTGACCAAAAATTAGGTTTCCTCCACTTCAAACAAGTCTACCCACTACACCAATCAGTGGCGGAATATCTTGAAAAAGCCGAAGATGTCATCATTTTAGAGAACAATGCCCAGGGACAACTGGCCAACATCATAAAACTTGAAACAGGATTCGAAATACAGGAAAAATTACTGAAATACAATGGAATGCCCTTTTCAGTAGAGGAAGTGGAAGAAAGAATCATAAAATTCATGGGAATAGCTAATGAGGGTACTGGTGGATATGATGAAACTATGGATGCAGGGGAGGTGTTAAAATGA
- a CDS encoding thiamine pyrophosphate-dependent enzyme, translating into MKPKDFDIPGADVAWCPGCGNLSILRSLKTALAELEIQPEDLVFVSGIGQAGKLPHYIRGNVFNGLHGRSLSPATGIKAANPELTVIDVSGDGCMYGEGGNHFMHTIRRNPDITNLVHNNMVYGLTKGQASPTSQREFNTPLQVDGVFLEPFNPLAVAIALDASFVARAFSGDRKQTIEIFKAAIKHKGYALVDIFQPCVTFNKVNTRNWFREHTYYLKDDHDPENRNLAFQRATETGEYPLGIFYQNPTKSTFEENLSVYGEVKKPLYQRKFDKEKLRALVETKR; encoded by the coding sequence ATGAAACCAAAGGACTTTGACATACCTGGGGCAGATGTGGCATGGTGTCCGGGATGTGGAAATCTGTCCATACTGCGCAGCCTTAAAACTGCCCTAGCTGAACTGGAAATACAACCTGAAGACCTGGTATTTGTCTCAGGCATTGGTCAGGCCGGCAAACTCCCTCATTACATAAGGGGTAATGTATTTAATGGACTCCATGGTAGGTCTTTATCTCCCGCAACCGGTATAAAAGCAGCTAACCCTGAATTAACGGTCATTGATGTCAGTGGGGATGGTTGTATGTATGGGGAGGGGGGAAATCATTTCATGCACACCATCAGACGGAACCCGGACATCACCAATCTGGTGCACAACAACATGGTCTACGGCCTAACCAAGGGACAAGCATCACCCACTAGCCAGAGGGAATTCAACACACCCTTACAAGTGGATGGGGTATTCCTGGAACCATTCAACCCATTGGCCGTAGCAATAGCACTGGATGCATCATTCGTGGCCAGAGCATTCAGTGGGGATCGTAAACAAACCATTGAAATTTTCAAAGCTGCCATAAAACATAAAGGATATGCATTGGTGGACATATTCCAGCCCTGTGTAACTTTCAACAAGGTGAACACCCGGAACTGGTTCCGGGAACACACCTACTACTTGAAAGATGATCATGACCCTGAAAATAGGAACCTGGCATTCCAACGAGCCACTGAAACCGGTGAGTACCCTCTGGGAATATTTTACCAAAACCCAACTAAGAGTACCTTTGAAGAAAACCTGAGTGTATATGGAGAGGTTAAAAAACCCCTTTACCAGCGGAAATTTGACAAAGAAAAACTCCGGGCATTGGTGGAAACTAAAAGATAG
- the xth gene encoding exodeoxyribonuclease III: MRKIRILSWNVNGIRAVHRKGFREWFMKDKPDILCIQETKAVRKQFPADIRGIDGYNLYLSEAERKGYSGVATYTSIKPEKVQNGFGIPKFDSEGRTLITDFGDFVLFNIYFPNGKMSPERLQYKLDFYDSFLDYADALKEEGRNIVVCGDVNTAHHEIDLARPKENEKISGFLPIEREWMDRFLSHGYVDTFREFNQEPDNYSWWSYRTRARERNVGWRLDYFFVNQEFMKNVESAYILTDVMGSDHCPVGIDIKLDG; encoded by the coding sequence TTGAGAAAAATCAGGATTTTATCATGGAATGTCAACGGAATCAGAGCCGTGCACAGAAAAGGATTCAGAGAATGGTTCATGAAAGATAAACCTGATATATTATGTATACAGGAAACAAAGGCAGTTCGTAAACAGTTTCCTGCAGATATTAGGGGTATTGATGGATATAATCTATACCTCTCCGAAGCAGAACGCAAAGGATACAGTGGAGTGGCCACTTACACCAGTATAAAACCTGAAAAAGTGCAAAATGGGTTTGGAATCCCCAAATTTGACAGTGAAGGCCGTACCCTCATCACGGATTTTGGGGATTTTGTTCTCTTTAACATCTACTTTCCCAATGGTAAAATGTCACCGGAGAGATTACAGTACAAGCTGGACTTCTATGATTCCTTCCTGGACTATGCTGATGCCCTTAAAGAAGAGGGTCGTAACATCGTAGTTTGCGGGGATGTGAACACCGCACACCATGAAATCGACCTGGCCCGCCCCAAGGAAAACGAGAAAATATCAGGATTCCTGCCTATTGAAAGGGAATGGATGGACCGGTTTTTAAGTCATGGCTATGTAGATACCTTCCGGGAATTCAACCAGGAACCCGATAATTACAGCTGGTGGAGTTACCGAACCCGAGCCCGTGAAAGAAATGTTGGCTGGAGGCTGGACTACTTCTTCGTGAACCAGGAATTCATGAAAAATGTGGAATCAGCCTACATTCTTACCGATGTTATGGGTTCTGACCACTGTCCAGTGGGAATCGACATAAAACTGGATGGTTAA
- a CDS encoding DUF2769 domain-containing protein, translated as MDKFKEKMDKMASEGFSDSEIGEKFLDEMGDFCICPDCPMFNQCAQEKYEGLYCMLGESTCNLEEDDCICPECEVAENLELKNDLFCIKGSEKELRGL; from the coding sequence ATGGACAAATTCAAGGAAAAAATGGATAAAATGGCTTCAGAAGGTTTTTCTGACTCGGAAATTGGGGAGAAATTTTTGGATGAAATGGGAGATTTCTGTATCTGTCCAGACTGTCCCATGTTCAACCAGTGCGCCCAGGAAAAATACGAAGGATTGTACTGTATGTTAGGTGAATCCACCTGTAATCTGGAAGAAGATGACTGTATATGTCCGGAATGTGAAGTAGCAGAAAATTTGGAACTTAAAAATGATTTATTCTGCATCAAAGGGTCAGAAAAAGAACTGAGAGGACTTTAA
- the gatD gene encoding Glu-tRNA(Gln) amidotransferase subunit GatD translates to MSYRGRAKQFLESQNISIGDMISIKKETVKYRGMLLDRAEDADQLHIVLKMDSGYNVGIAIDGAEVELIDKGEKPEINLPPLDIQRDPEKKDVSIISTGGTVASVIDYKTGAVHPAFTADDLLRATPELLDEANISGKAIMNILSENMKPEFWVQAAQSVADEISGGADGVVVAHGTDTMHYTAAALSFILETPVPIVLTGAQRSSDRPSSDAFLNLMSSVAIAKSDIAEVTVCMHSTENDNQAHIHRGTRVRKMHTSRRDTFNSINSPPLARVKEGKVKIIDKNFHYHKRGECQLEVNDSLEEKVGFIKSYPGITTELLDYHIDKGYKGLLIEGTGLGHCPDHLIPSLQRAADEKIPVVMTSQCLYGRTNLNVYSTGRKLLTAGVIPAGDMLPEVAYVKLVWALGQTSQREEVKKIMQTNLKGEINEKSSSKYFLRDYGE, encoded by the coding sequence ATGAGTTATCGTGGAAGAGCTAAACAATTTTTAGAGTCACAGAATATTTCCATTGGAGATATGATCTCCATAAAAAAAGAGACTGTCAAGTACAGGGGCATGCTCCTGGACCGGGCAGAAGATGCTGACCAACTGCACATCGTACTCAAGATGGACAGTGGCTACAATGTGGGAATTGCCATAGACGGAGCTGAAGTTGAACTCATAGATAAGGGAGAAAAACCAGAAATTAACCTTCCCCCACTGGATATTCAGCGGGATCCTGAAAAAAAGGATGTATCAATTATATCCACAGGGGGGACAGTGGCTTCTGTTATCGATTATAAAACTGGGGCAGTTCACCCTGCATTCACCGCTGACGACCTTCTAAGGGCCACCCCGGAACTACTGGATGAGGCCAACATTAGTGGAAAGGCCATCATGAACATATTAAGTGAGAACATGAAACCAGAGTTCTGGGTGCAGGCGGCTCAGTCTGTGGCTGATGAAATAAGTGGGGGAGCTGATGGGGTGGTAGTGGCCCATGGAACCGACACCATGCACTACACTGCAGCAGCTTTAAGTTTCATCCTGGAAACTCCGGTGCCCATTGTCCTCACCGGTGCCCAGAGAAGTTCCGACCGGCCGTCTTCTGATGCATTCTTAAACCTCATGAGTTCAGTGGCCATTGCCAAGTCAGACATAGCCGAAGTCACAGTCTGCATGCACTCCACAGAAAACGATAACCAGGCACACATCCACCGGGGGACCCGAGTTCGGAAAATGCACACCAGCCGCCGGGACACCTTCAACAGTATCAATAGCCCACCACTGGCCCGGGTAAAGGAAGGCAAGGTAAAAATCATTGATAAAAACTTCCATTACCATAAACGTGGTGAATGTCAACTGGAGGTAAATGATTCACTGGAAGAAAAAGTGGGTTTCATCAAAAGTTATCCTGGAATAACTACTGAACTACTGGATTATCACATTGATAAGGGTTACAAAGGACTTTTAATAGAGGGAACCGGTTTGGGTCACTGCCCAGACCATCTGATCCCCTCTTTACAGAGGGCAGCTGATGAAAAGATCCCGGTGGTGATGACTTCTCAATGCCTCTACGGCCGAACCAACCTCAACGTTTACAGTACAGGTCGTAAACTATTAACTGCAGGTGTCATACCTGCCGGTGACATGCTACCGGAAGTAGCATATGTTAAACTGGTATGGGCACTGGGACAGACCAGCCAACGGGAAGAAGTTAAAAAAATCATGCAAACTAACCTCAAAGGAGAAATAAATGAAAAATCCTCTTCAAAATACTTCTTAAGAGATTACGGGGAATAA
- the gatE gene encoding Glu-tRNA(Gln) amidotransferase subunit GatE, producing MDYDKLGLMMGLEIHQQLNTTKKLFCPCECELTDKKPKYRVLRYLRPTQSELGKIDRAAFEESRRELTFLYDAYPHHTCLVETDDEPPHPLNQEALEIGLIIATLLDMQVVDEFHTMRKQVIDGSNTGGFQRTGLLAIQGHMETPYGKVTIENLCLEEDAARRMGQRKGKVEFRLDRLGIPLLEITTDPSMKRPEQVREVAYQIGQVLRSTKVKRGLGTIRQDLNISIREGARVEVKGVQDLDSMEQLVKNEVLRQLKLLEIKDELQKRDAQVEDKIHDLGEQLKDTESKIIHKAIKTGGKVLAIKLKGYRGLIGKEVQPGRRFGTELAGYAKKMGVAGIFHTDELPAYGITSLEVEIINQFLEIGEEDAFILVADEKDKARNALEEVQRRAEMAMEGVPEETRKALDDANTEYLRPLPTASRMYVETDIPTQVVSKELLGYVQANLPELPKEKEARIIDGYNLSEDLAHQLVRQNRVEQFEEIVAECGVEPTTVASLLAYTLKELRREGLDVENLSDSLKGTFKLLKQGKISKDAVSEVLVGVLKENWTPEEAAGNLNLLMLSEENVSTIIVEIVSANENLITERKMGAMGSLMGMAMKELKGKADGKLVNKLLKEEIQKYLQ from the coding sequence ATTGATTACGATAAACTGGGCTTGATGATGGGTTTGGAAATACACCAGCAGCTCAACACAACTAAAAAACTCTTCTGTCCCTGTGAATGTGAATTAACCGATAAAAAACCAAAGTACCGTGTTTTAAGGTATCTGAGGCCCACCCAGAGTGAACTGGGAAAAATCGATAGGGCGGCCTTTGAAGAATCACGCCGTGAACTCACCTTCCTCTATGATGCCTATCCTCATCACACCTGTCTGGTGGAAACAGATGATGAACCACCACATCCCCTGAATCAGGAAGCACTGGAGATCGGACTTATAATTGCCACCCTCCTGGACATGCAAGTGGTGGATGAATTCCACACTATGAGAAAACAGGTAATCGATGGAAGTAACACTGGAGGATTCCAGAGAACAGGACTCCTGGCTATCCAGGGACATATGGAAACACCCTACGGTAAGGTTACCATTGAGAACCTTTGTCTGGAGGAAGACGCAGCCCGGCGTATGGGACAAAGAAAGGGGAAAGTAGAATTCCGCCTGGATCGTCTGGGAATCCCTCTCCTGGAGATAACCACAGATCCATCCATGAAACGCCCGGAACAGGTACGGGAAGTAGCCTACCAGATCGGTCAGGTTCTGCGCAGCACCAAGGTAAAAAGGGGCTTGGGAACCATACGTCAGGACTTGAACATATCCATCCGCGAAGGAGCCAGGGTTGAGGTGAAAGGTGTCCAGGACCTGGATTCCATGGAACAACTGGTGAAAAATGAAGTTCTACGCCAACTTAAACTGCTGGAAATTAAGGATGAGCTACAAAAAAGAGATGCCCAAGTTGAAGACAAGATCCACGATCTTGGGGAACAGTTAAAGGACACTGAGTCAAAAATCATCCATAAAGCCATTAAAACGGGTGGAAAAGTATTAGCAATTAAACTCAAGGGTTACCGGGGATTAATTGGTAAAGAAGTGCAACCCGGCAGGAGATTCGGAACTGAACTGGCAGGGTATGCCAAAAAGATGGGTGTAGCAGGTATATTCCACACTGATGAATTACCGGCCTACGGAATAACTTCCCTGGAAGTGGAGATCATTAACCAGTTCCTGGAAATCGGGGAAGAGGATGCTTTTATTCTAGTTGCCGATGAAAAGGATAAAGCCAGAAATGCCCTGGAAGAAGTGCAGAGAAGGGCTGAAATGGCCATGGAAGGCGTTCCTGAAGAGACCCGGAAGGCCCTGGATGATGCCAACACTGAGTACCTCCGGCCGCTACCCACTGCCAGCAGAATGTATGTGGAAACTGATATTCCCACCCAAGTGGTCTCTAAAGAACTCCTAGGGTACGTCCAGGCCAATCTTCCGGAACTTCCCAAAGAAAAAGAGGCCCGTATAATAGATGGATATAACTTAAGTGAAGATCTAGCACATCAATTAGTGCGACAGAACAGAGTGGAACAGTTCGAAGAAATTGTTGCAGAATGTGGGGTTGAACCGACGACTGTGGCTTCACTACTGGCTTACACTCTCAAAGAACTAAGAAGGGAAGGTCTGGATGTGGAAAATCTCTCTGATAGTCTGAAGGGAACATTCAAGTTACTGAAACAGGGCAAAATATCCAAAGATGCTGTTTCGGAGGTGTTAGTGGGAGTTTTGAAGGAAAACTGGACTCCTGAAGAGGCTGCTGGAAATTTAAATTTATTAATGCTTTCAGAAGAAAATGTCAGCACCATAATTGTGGAGATAGTATCTGCCAATGAAAACTTGATAACAGAAAGAAAAATGGGAGCTATGGGGTCTTTAATGGGAATGGCTATGAAAGAACTCAAGGGAAAAGCAGATGGGAAACTGGTAAATAAACTTCTAAAAGAAGAAATACAAAAATATTTACAGTAA
- a CDS encoding TIM barrel protein, producing MKNKIKFGPAGNPLGFNGQTVEVCDYIRGIGLDAYEYQATYGVRIQKQSGLKLAENALDNDVRVSMHAPYYINLSAQKEDVLERSIERLVQSARAAEWIGAYRIVFHPGFYTKYTPSQALDMCKGAINELLEKLDSRGIKKFTFAPETTGKRSQLGSLDEIIDICQSFDHFNPTIDFAHVHARGRGCIKGADDYHRIMVKLEDGLDGIGGKKEVLHCHFTRIEYTDAGERKHHILTETEYGPPLEPLLEALVECGWDATIICETPFLEKDALVMKQNYQDILEK from the coding sequence ATGAAAAATAAGATTAAATTCGGTCCAGCGGGCAATCCCCTGGGTTTCAATGGCCAAACAGTCGAAGTTTGTGACTACATCCGTGGAATAGGTTTGGATGCCTACGAATATCAAGCCACATATGGGGTGAGAATCCAGAAACAATCTGGCCTTAAACTGGCTGAAAATGCCCTTGATAATGATGTAAGGGTTTCCATGCATGCACCTTATTACATTAACCTATCTGCGCAAAAGGAGGATGTACTGGAAAGATCGATTGAAAGGCTGGTTCAATCAGCCAGGGCAGCGGAGTGGATAGGTGCCTACCGTATAGTTTTTCATCCGGGATTTTATACAAAATACACTCCATCTCAAGCATTGGATATGTGTAAAGGAGCTATTAACGAACTTCTGGAGAAATTAGACTCCCGGGGAATAAAAAAATTCACTTTCGCACCTGAGACCACAGGCAAACGATCACAACTAGGTAGTCTGGATGAAATCATTGATATTTGCCAGTCTTTTGATCATTTCAACCCCACCATTGACTTTGCCCATGTTCACGCCAGGGGGAGAGGTTGTATTAAAGGGGCTGATGATTATCACCGGATAATGGTTAAATTAGAGGATGGATTGGATGGAATTGGGGGTAAGAAGGAAGTATTGCACTGTCATTTTACTAGGATTGAATACACTGATGCTGGTGAAAGGAAACACCACATCCTTACGGAAACAGAATACGGCCCTCCACTGGAGCCATTACTGGAAGCACTGGTAGAATGTGGGTGGGATGCTACCATTATATGCGAAACTCCCTTTTTAGAGAAAGATGCTCTGGTAATGAAGCAGAATTATCAGGATATCCTGGAAAAATAA